In one window of Pseudomonadota bacterium DNA:
- a CDS encoding OmpH family outer membrane protein — protein sequence MKKLKLFSSLIVLCGAVAGTPSRGADLRIGVVNPIKVLEAAPQAEEARKRLEREFAPRDRNLGAAQRRAKQLEDRLAKDAPVMTETERRKIERDIIGVKRDLKRDQDEFREDLNFRRNEEFGKIQRQVVEAIQILAKEEGFDVIVGEGVIYANERVDVTSKVVERLKKGYKGR from the coding sequence TTGAAGAAGCTTAAGTTATTTTCGAGTTTGATCGTTTTATGCGGCGCCGTGGCGGGTACGCCGTCCCGGGGCGCGGATTTGCGCATCGGGGTGGTCAATCCCATCAAGGTGTTGGAGGCCGCCCCGCAGGCCGAGGAAGCGCGGAAACGGCTCGAGCGTGAATTTGCCCCGCGCGATAGGAATCTGGGTGCGGCTCAAAGAAGGGCTAAACAGCTTGAAGACCGCCTGGCGAAGGATGCGCCGGTGATGACCGAGACCGAACGCCGCAAGATCGAGCGTGACATCATCGGCGTAAAACGCGATCTCAAACGCGACCAAGATGAGTTTAGAGAGGACCTGAATTTCCGCCGCAATGAAGAATTCGGCAAGATCCAGCGCCAAGTGGTCGAGGCGATCCAAATCCTTGCCAAGGAGGAGGGATTCGATGTCATCGTCGGAGAAGGCGTGATCTACGCGAATGAGCGCGTGGACGTCACCAGCAAGGTCGTCGAGCGTTTAAAGAAAGGCTACAAAGGCAGGTAG
- a CDS encoding Gfo/Idh/MocA family oxidoreductase — MQRLRAAVIGAGYLGRFHAQKYAALPNVDLCAVVDLIEERALEVAAPCRAQALTDYRRILDVVDVVSVVVPPESHYVVAKDCLAAGVHVLVEKPMTRTLAEADDLIALARRQGLVLQVGHLERFNPALLALRSMLHQPMFIESHRIASFQPRGAGVSVVMDLMIHDIDIILNIVASEVAAIRPMGLPVLTAEVDIANARLEFADGCVANVTASRVSHSPLRKIRIFQRDCYLSIDYLEHKVTIARRERDRASETGAMRIVTEEKKIERADALLLELQAFVQAVINKTPPVVSGEDGRRALAVALAITGSIEHRLLGPNACAGATEAT, encoded by the coding sequence ATGCAAAGGCTGCGAGCCGCCGTCATCGGCGCGGGCTATCTCGGACGATTCCACGCACAGAAATATGCCGCGCTGCCTAATGTCGATCTGTGCGCGGTGGTCGACCTCATCGAGGAGCGGGCGCTGGAAGTTGCCGCCCCGTGTCGAGCCCAAGCGCTGACCGATTATCGGCGCATACTCGATGTGGTCGATGTCGTGTCGGTGGTGGTGCCGCCCGAGTCGCACTACGTCGTGGCGAAAGATTGCTTGGCGGCCGGTGTCCATGTGCTGGTGGAAAAACCGATGACGCGCACGCTCGCCGAGGCCGACGATCTGATCGCATTGGCCCGGCGTCAAGGATTGGTATTGCAGGTGGGACACCTCGAACGGTTTAACCCCGCGTTACTCGCTTTACGCAGTATGCTGCACCAACCGATGTTCATCGAATCCCACCGCATCGCCTCCTTCCAACCGCGCGGGGCGGGGGTGAGCGTGGTGATGGATCTGATGATCCACGACATCGACATCATTCTCAATATCGTAGCGAGCGAGGTCGCGGCCATCCGCCCGATGGGGCTTCCCGTCCTGACGGCGGAGGTGGATATCGCGAATGCCCGGCTGGAGTTCGCCGATGGTTGCGTGGCCAACGTGACCGCCAGCCGTGTCAGCCACAGTCCGCTGCGCAAGATCCGGATCTTTCAAAGGGATTGTTATCTTTCGATCGATTACTTGGAACACAAGGTCACCATCGCCAGGCGCGAGCGGGATCGCGCTTCGGAGACAGGCGCGATGCGTATCGTTACCGAGGAAAAAAAAATCGAGCGCGCCGATGCGCTTCTGCTCGAGCTACAAGCGTTCGTGCAAGCCGTTATTAATAAGACGCCCCCTGTCGTCTCGGGAGAAGACGGGCGGCGCGCGCTCGCCGTCGCGCTCGCGATCACCGGGTCCATCGAGCACCGATTGCTGGGGCCAAACGCATGTGCCGGCGCCACGGAAGCCACCTGA
- the lpxA gene encoding acyl-ACP--UDP-N-acetylglucosamine O-acyltransferase has translation MIDAQAIVDPGVRLGSDVTIGPWSLIGPDVEIGDGTWIGPHVVIQGPTRIGRNNRIFQFCSLGADPQDKKYGGEREQTRLEIGDRNTLREYCTMNRGTVQGGGVTRIGDDNWIMAYVHIAHDCIVGSHTVFANGASLAGHVIVEDYAILGGFSLVHQFCRVGAYSFAAVSSIVVKDVPPYVMISQKPAKVHGLNREGLKRNGLSNETIHLLRRAYRILYRENLTVSESIERLKALAPESPEVARLIDFVGKSTRGIIR, from the coding sequence TTGATAGACGCCCAGGCGATCGTAGATCCCGGCGTTAGGCTTGGAAGCGATGTAACGATTGGGCCCTGGTCTCTCATCGGGCCCGATGTGGAGATCGGGGACGGCACGTGGATTGGACCGCATGTCGTGATCCAGGGTCCGACGCGCATCGGCCGAAACAATCGGATCTTCCAGTTTTGCTCGCTGGGCGCGGATCCCCAGGATAAGAAGTACGGCGGAGAGCGTGAGCAAACCCGTCTCGAGATCGGCGATCGCAATACCCTACGCGAATACTGCACCATGAACCGCGGTACGGTCCAAGGCGGGGGGGTGACGCGGATCGGGGACGACAACTGGATCATGGCCTACGTGCACATCGCCCACGACTGCATCGTCGGCAGTCATACCGTGTTTGCGAACGGCGCCTCGCTCGCGGGTCACGTCATCGTCGAAGACTACGCGATTCTCGGAGGCTTCTCGCTGGTGCATCAGTTTTGCCGCGTCGGTGCGTATAGCTTCGCGGCGGTTTCATCGATCGTCGTCAAAGACGTTCCTCCCTACGTGATGATATCCCAGAAGCCGGCGAAGGTGCACGGACTGAATCGGGAAGGGCTCAAACGCAACGGTTTGAGCAATGAAACCATCCATCTCCTGCGGCGAGCGTATCGCATTTTGTACCGTGAGAATCTCACCGTCTCCGAATCGATTGAGCGGCTCAAGGCCCTCGCGCCCGAGTCCCCGGAGGTCGCGCGCTTGATCGACTTCGTAGGAAAAAGTACTCGTGGGATCATTCGCTGA
- the fabZ gene encoding 3-hydroxyacyl-ACP dehydratase FabZ, with the protein MLLDIQKIRRLLPHRYPILLIDRVLECVDGQSLVAVKNVTINEPFFSGHFPVRPIMPGVLILEALAQATALLIFSSGQIKSDPETIYYLVGIDKSRFKKPVVPGDQLQLYVQLEREIRGIYRFDAIARVDGTPVATAKIMGTHSVANR; encoded by the coding sequence ATGTTACTCGATATACAGAAAATACGGCGGCTGTTACCGCACCGCTATCCGATCTTGCTCATTGATCGGGTGCTCGAGTGCGTGGATGGTCAATCGCTGGTCGCGGTTAAAAACGTCACTATTAACGAACCTTTTTTCAGCGGTCATTTTCCCGTTCGGCCGATCATGCCGGGGGTGCTGATTCTGGAGGCGCTGGCGCAAGCGACGGCACTGCTGATTTTCAGCTCCGGACAGATCAAGTCCGATCCCGAGACGATTTATTACCTCGTCGGTATCGATAAGTCACGCTTCAAAAAGCCGGTGGTTCCGGGCGACCAACTGCAGTTATATGTGCAGTTGGAGCGCGAGATCCGCGGGATCTATCGCTTCGACGCCATCGCCCGCGTGGACGGTACACCGGTGGCCACGGCCAAGATCATGGGAACCCATTCGGTTGCTAACCGTTGA
- the lpxD gene encoding UDP-3-O-(3-hydroxymyristoyl)glucosamine N-acyltransferase: protein MPVRLGDLARHIGATLHGDEGCLVANIATLDTAQAGDVSFLFDRRYRNFLKFTAASAVILHPAELSACPVAALVTADPYLAYALASSFLSPPPAFDPGIHTSACIAPTASVDAAAHVGAFAVVEEGARIGSQAFIGPGCIIGRAVRIGDHSRLSARVTVISGASIGQRCLIHPGAVIGADGFGLARDQDVWTKIPQNASVRIGDDVEIGANTTIDRGTFKDTVIEDGVKLDNLIQIGHNVRIGAHTAIAGCVGVSGSTRIGKRCLIGGGAGITGHIEIADDVVIKGAASVTKSIPVAGVYSSVWPAREDKEWRRKVARFNRLDKAATERRNSARGGANAGNEGESL, encoded by the coding sequence ATGCCCGTTCGCTTAGGCGATCTTGCGCGGCACATCGGAGCGACGCTCCACGGTGACGAGGGCTGTCTGGTCGCGAACATAGCGACGCTCGATACGGCCCAAGCGGGCGATGTATCCTTCTTGTTTGACCGGCGTTATCGGAATTTCCTGAAATTCACCGCAGCCTCCGCGGTCATACTGCATCCGGCCGAGTTGAGCGCATGCCCTGTCGCCGCGCTGGTCACCGCGGATCCTTATCTAGCCTATGCGCTCGCCTCCAGCTTTCTGAGCCCGCCACCGGCTTTCGATCCCGGCATTCATACCAGCGCTTGTATCGCTCCCACGGCCAGCGTGGATGCAGCCGCGCATGTGGGGGCTTTCGCGGTCGTTGAAGAGGGCGCTCGGATCGGGTCCCAGGCTTTCATCGGTCCGGGCTGTATTATCGGGCGCGCGGTGCGGATAGGCGATCACTCTCGTCTTAGCGCGCGCGTTACGGTCATCAGCGGCGCGAGCATCGGACAGCGCTGCCTGATTCACCCCGGGGCGGTGATCGGAGCGGACGGATTCGGTCTTGCCCGCGATCAAGACGTGTGGACGAAGATCCCGCAGAACGCGAGCGTGCGCATCGGTGATGACGTGGAGATTGGGGCGAATACCACCATCGACCGCGGTACCTTCAAGGATACGGTCATAGAAGACGGCGTTAAGCTCGATAATCTCATCCAAATCGGACATAATGTGCGTATCGGCGCACACACCGCAATCGCGGGTTGCGTGGGCGTCTCGGGTAGCACGCGCATCGGTAAGCGCTGCTTGATCGGCGGTGGCGCAGGCATCACGGGACACATCGAGATTGCGGACGATGTCGTGATCAAGGGTGCCGCATCGGTTACCAAATCCATTCCCGTGGCGGGTGTTTATTCCTCCGTTTGGCCGGCGCGAGAGGACAAGGAATGGCGGCGGAAAGTCGCCCGCTTCAATAGGCTCGATAAGGCGGCGACCGAACGCCGCAACAGTGCGCGCGGCGGCGCGAATGCCGGAAACGAGGGTGAGAGCTTGTGA